In Allomuricauda ruestringensis DSM 13258, the following proteins share a genomic window:
- a CDS encoding GIY-YIG nuclease family protein produces the protein MFYTYALNSLERNYIYVGITSDIERRVKEHNLGKNKTTRPYRPFVLIFKKEFKTRLEARVEEIKLKSGYGKEFLKNLIHNQKNQKY, from the coding sequence ATGTTCTATACATACGCTTTAAATAGTTTAGAAAGAAACTATATTTATGTCGGAATCACTTCTGATATTGAAAGAAGAGTAAAAGAACATAACTTAGGTAAAAATAAAACGACAAGGCCTTACAGACCATTTGTTTTAATTTTTAAAAAAGAATTTAAAACAAGACTAGAGGCCAGGGTTGAAGAGATAAAATTAAAATCTGGGTACGGAAAAGAATTCTTAAAGAATTTGATTCACAACCAGAAAAATCAAAAATACTGA
- a CDS encoding gluconate 2-dehydrogenase subunit 3 family protein, which yields MDRRKSLKSIVLGSVAGGLAIHGCKPATEGTELTEAPKITYPGRVPQETELIDELQDEQFLNPHEVETLTILCDLILPPSEDYKGASDADVVGFIEFMSKDEETLQPDIRGGIMWLDHKGNTEYGAEFKKATEEQQRAILDGIAYYDPEVPSNERPFEVNFFSLVRNLTMTGFYTSKIGIEEIGYKGNQPNVWDGVPDDVLEQHGVSYDEEWLAKCVDQSKRGIIAEWDEDGNLLT from the coding sequence TGGCCATACACGGATGCAAACCCGCTACGGAAGGGACAGAATTAACGGAAGCACCAAAGATCACCTACCCGGGAAGAGTGCCACAGGAGACCGAACTGATCGACGAACTACAGGACGAACAGTTTCTGAATCCCCATGAAGTGGAAACGCTTACCATATTGTGCGACCTTATCCTGCCCCCATCGGAGGATTACAAAGGAGCATCGGATGCCGATGTGGTCGGCTTTATCGAGTTTATGTCCAAGGACGAGGAGACCTTACAGCCCGACATCCGCGGGGGGATCATGTGGTTGGACCACAAGGGCAACACGGAGTACGGAGCGGAGTTCAAAAAGGCGACCGAAGAACAGCAAAGGGCCATACTGGACGGAATCGCCTATTACGACCCGGAAGTCCCAAGCAACGAGCGCCCCTTTGAGGTGAACTTCTTCTCGTTGGTCAGGAACCTGACGATGACGGGCTTCTATACGAGTAAGATCGGGATAGAGGAGATCGGTTATAAAGGGAACCAGCCCAATGTATGGGACGGCGTACCGGACGATGTACTGGAACAGCACGGGGTATCGTACGACGAGGAATGGCTCGCCAAATGTGTGGACCAGAGCAAGCGTGGCATCATCGCAGAATGGGACGAGGATGGCAATTTGTTAACATAA